In Dromiciops gliroides isolate mDroGli1 chromosome 4, mDroGli1.pri, whole genome shotgun sequence, one DNA window encodes the following:
- the LOC122753476 gene encoding lon protease homolog, mitochondrial-like: MAASAGHWRRWGVMRRLALVPGPWPPQPAGLTGLGRWRGHHMSRLALLPSAGAASGTSPSWALCSLGPLGRSTGDWRGLWDETRNQGSSTRAEGHEDYYNSPKGGDEGWPGAGQSGGEGGQEGPANNALTPMMIPEIFPHVPLLAINGNPVFPRFIKITEVKNKKLVELIRKKVRLAQPYAGVFLKRDDNNESDVIENLNEIYHTGTFVDIHEMQLQGDKLRMIVMGHRRIRINRQLEPEEMELENKQKRKKSKGAKEETEDIQGAKDQVVDLVIEPPTNLGNEVLMVEVENVVHENFQVNEEVKALIAEIAKTIRDIITLNPFYRESVIQMMQVGQRPLDNPIFLSDMGAALTGATPQELQDVLEETNIPNRLYKALSLLKKEFALNKLQQRLGQEVEEKIKQTHRKYLLQEQLKIIKKELGLEKEDKDAIEERFRERLEDLVVPKHIMHMIDEEMRKLGFLDNHSSEFSVTRNYLDWLTSIPWGKYSDENLDLARAKEVLEEDHYGMEDVKKRILEFIAVSQLRGSTQGKILCFYGPPGVGKTSIARSIARALNRQCFQFSIGGMTDVAEIKGHRRTYVGAMPGKIIQCLKKTQTENPLILIDEVDKIGRSYQGDPSSALLELLDPEQNSSFLDHYLDVPVDLSKVLFICTANIIDTIPDPLRDRMEMINVSGYVAQEKLAIAERYLLPHARALCGLDESKAKISSDVLTLLIKHYCRESGVRNLQKQVEKLLRKCVYKIISGEMESVEVTPENLQDFVGKPIFTVERMYDVTPPGVVMGLAWTAMGGSTLFIETSLRCPKEKDSKDGSLEVTGQLGDVMKESTRIAYTFARAFLMHEDPSNDFLLTSHIHLHVPAGATPKDGPSAGCTIVTALLSLAMNQSIRHNVAMTGEVSLTGKILPVGGIKEKTIAAQRAGVTCVILPAENKTDYYDLAGYITEGLEVHFVEHYSKIFDIVFPQEETGMRNFQRP, encoded by the coding sequence ATGGCGGCGAGCGCAGGACATTGGCGCCGGTGGGGAGTCATGAGGCGGCTGGCGCTGGTCCCGGGGCCATGGCCTCCCCAGCCAGCCGGCCTCACAGGGCTGGGCCGCTGGCGGGGACACCACATGTCCAGACTGGCGCTGCTGCCGAGTGCGGGGGCAGCAAGCGGCACCTCGCCGTCCTGGGCTCTGTGCAGCTTGGGGCCCCTTGGGCGCAGCACAGGGGACTGGCGGGGTCTGTGGGATGAGACCAGAAACCAGGGCAGCAGCACCCGGGCAGAAGGCCATGAGGACTACTACAACAGCCCCAAGGGCGGTGATGAAGGCTGGCCTGGGGCCGGCCAGAGCGGCGGGGAGGGGGGCCAGGAAGGCCCAGCCAACAACGCCCTTACACCCATGATGATCCCGGAGATCTTCCCGCATGTGCCGCTCTTGGCCATCAACGGCAACCCCGTGTTCCCCCGCTTCATTAAAATTACTGAGGTTAAAAACAAGAAGTTGGTCGAGCTGATAAGAAAGAAAGTTCGCCTTGCCCAGCCATATGCTGGTGTCTTTCTAAAGAGAGATGACAACAATGAGTCTGATGTGATTGAGAACCTGAATGAAATTTATCACACTGGAACTTTTGTCGACATTCATGAAATGCAGCTCCAAGGGGACAAGTTACGTATGATAGTCATGGGACACAGAAGGATTCGTATAAACAGACAACTAGAGCCTGAGGAAATGGAGCtagaaaataaacagaagagaaaaaaatctaagggAGCCAAGGAGGAGACAGAGGACATACAAGGTGCAAAGGATCAAGTGGTAGACCTGGTGATTGAACCCCCCACTAATTTGGGAAATGAAGTGCTCATGGTAGAAGTGGAAAATGTAGTCCATGAAAACTTCCAAGTCAATGAAGAAGTGAAAGCCCTTATTGCAGAAATTGCGAAGACAATTCGAGATATCATTACTTTGAATCCTTTCTATAGAGAATCTGTGATTCAGATGATGCAGGTTGGGCAGAGACCTCTGGACAATCCCATCTTCCTGAGTGACATGGGGGCAGCACTGACAGGAGCCACACCTCAGGAGCTGCAGGACGTCTTGGAAGAAACAAATATTCCAAATCGGCTCTATAAGGCCCTCTCTCTGCTCAAGAAGGAATTTGCACTCAACAAATTGCAGCAGCGGCTAGGCcaggaagtagaagagaaaatCAAACAAACTCACCGCAAGTACCTTCTGCAAGAGCAACTAAAAATTATCAAgaaagaactgggcctggagaaagaagacaaagatgCCATTGAGGAGAGATTCCGAGAACGTTTAGAGGACCTTGTTGTTCCCAAGCACATCATGCATATGATTGATgaggagatgagaaaattgggCTTCTTGGACAATCATTCCTCAGAGTTCAGTGTCACCCGAAATTATTTGGACTGGTTGACTTCCATACCCTGGGGAAAGTATAGCGATGAGAATCTAGATCTGGCCCGAGCCAAGGAAGTCCTGGAGGAAGATCATTATGGCATGGAGGATGTCAAGAAGCGCATCTTGGAATTTATTGCTGTGAGCCAACTCAGAGGATCAACTCAAGGGAAGATACTTTGTTTCTATGGCCCTCCAGGAGTGGGCAAGACAAGCATTGCTCGCTCCATTGCAAGAGCTTTGAATAGACAATGTTTCCAATTCAGCATTGGAGGCATGACTGATGTGGCAGAAATCAAGGGACACAGGAGGACATATGTTGGGGCCATGCCAGGGAAGATCATCCAGTGTCTGAAAAAGACCCAGACGGAAAACCCCCTCATTCTAATAGATGAGGTGGATAAGATCGGGCGGAGTTACCAGGGAGATCCCTCTTCTGCACTACTTGAGCTTCTAGATCCAGAGCAAAACTCCAGCTTCCTGGACCACTACCTTGATGTCCCAGTGGATCTGTCCAAGGTTCTATTCATCTGCACAGCCAATATTATAGACACCATCCCTGACCCTTTGAGAGATAGGATGGAGATGATCAATGTCTCTGGCTATGTGGCCCAGGAGAAACTTGCCATTGCAGAGCGTTACCTGCTCCCTCATGCCCGAGCCCTGTGTGGTCTGGATGAAAGCAAAGCCAAAATCTCCTCAGACGTATTGACCCTTCTCATCAAGCACTACTGCCGGGAGAGTGGTGTCAGAAACCTGCAGAAGCAGGTGGAAAAGCTGTTAAGAAAATGTGTCTATAAGATAATCAGTGGGGAGATGGAGTCTGTGGAAGTAACACCTGAGAACCTACAGGACTTTGTTGGAAAGCCCATCTTCACTGTGGAACGCATGTATGATGTAACACCACCAGGTGTGGTCATGGGTCTGGCATGGACAGCCATGGGAGGTTCGACCTTGTTCATTGAGACCTCGTTACGGTGCCCAAAGGAAAAAGACAGCAAAGATGGGAGCCTAGAGGTGACAGGTCAGCTGGGGGATGTCATGAAAGAAAGTACCAGGATTGCATACACATTTGCCCGGGCATTCTTAATGCATGAGGACCCATCCAATGATTTCCTGTTGACCTCACACATCCACCTGCATGTACCTGCAGGTGCGACCCCCAAGGATGGCCCCAGTGCAGGCTGCACCATTGTCACTGCACTGCTCTCCTTGGCCATGAACCAATCCATTCGCCACAATGTGGCCATGACAGGGGAAGTTTCCCTCACTGGCAAGATCCTTCCTGTGGGAGGCATTAAGGAGAAGACCATTGCAGCCCAAAGAGCAGGGGTAACTTGTGTCATCCTTCCTGCAGAGAACAAGACGGACTATTATGACCTTGCAGGGTACATCACTGAAGGGCTAGAAGTGCACTTTGTGGAGCACTACAGTAAGATCTTTGACATTGTCTTTCCCCAAGAGGAAACAGGAATGAGGAACTTTCAGAGGCCCTAA